A window of Cyprinus carpio isolate SPL01 chromosome A6, ASM1834038v1, whole genome shotgun sequence genomic DNA:
TAAAATGTAGTTTACATGCTGTTTTATGTgcaataatttatatgtaataattcACTTAAAGttcctttttttattgttctataattattatgcatgccgTCTTCATGACATCATATTCACTGAATACTTAATATTtgtactttaatgtttattttaaaacaccaaatattttaaatacccaaaattataaatataattatacatataataattattgttttaattacaactttaaacaagaagaaaaaaaatacagtgcactgtaaaaaatgttgattattggaatatgttttgcaagaaaatattgtttcagtttttctaattcaaaatccagtgttacttgccatttctttataattatttgtgaattttattagcaatttctgagtgaaaattgtttcatgaCCGATATTTTTTCCAAAGTGCATATTCTCACATGCAACTTTGTAATGTAAAATCTTGATGATCATGGACAAACATCCATTTTTCATAACTATCCTGGTATTTTtattagacaatattttgaaaccacactacatttatattaatttaataaaaaaataaaaaaataaataaataaaaggtgcaGTGCATGCCTTCCTGACatcaaattcattaattaaatattaatatttgtatagcTTGTCACACTGCAGGAACATTTAGATATACACTTCCTTTTATGCTACttttaatctaaaattttaaTGCTTATGGACAAATACAGCTTTCCTGATGTACTTATTGTCAATACTGTAAAAATCTCAATTCAAAAAAGCTTTTAGAAGAGTTTCTTTTCAAAGACAAGTTCACTATGAATCAGGTGCTGCACTTGCACATAGCGATGCTTAATGATGATGATATGTGAGATCTCATCAATGAAATTCCACGTTGGCATGTTCTGGAGCTCCATCGCAAATATTGTACAAACAACCGCGATTGCCGATCGCCTTTGGCCACGAGTGCGCACAGGAGATACTGAGCAAATATTTGCGCGTCGTGGCGTCGCGTGGTCTCAGTGTTTACTCAGAGAGAGGAGTTGAGGGCAGCTCAAAGCGAACCGCGTTACCTCCGttaggtttatttataaagcgcgTTTGAGGGCACTTCCTCCGTCTATGTGGGGTCATGCGGTCCTTACCAAAGCGGATCCATAAATGAATGGTGGGCTCGACTTCCACACACGATTCCTGATTGGTCGCCGCGTCCGACCGAGATAAACACAGCCGCGAGTATATATATAGTCGCACTTAAGAGAAACTTCACGATCACTTTTACGCACGCAGTTTTACGCACTCGTCAAGATGAGAGCGCATATCCAGAAAGGTCCTCAGATTCTGGAGCTGTTGAAGAAGAAGTCTATCGGGCTTCAGCACTGCAAGCCCACATCCTCCGTCTGCGTTCTGGACTCGAAGGATGCTGCGGGGAGCGCGCCCTGCGCGCACAGTCTCGACTCCATCCCTGGACCAACCAACTGGCCGCTGTTCGGAAGCCTCATCGAGCTGCTCCGGAAAGGAGGTCTTAAAAGACAACATGAGGCGCTGGTATGAACCTCTTTATTGTTatacattatgcaaaaaaaatagaataaaataaaataaattatatatatatatatatatatatatatatatatatatatatatatatatatatatataatatatatatatagatagatagatagatagatatatatttagatagatagatagagtttttatttaaaacgtaattattttaatgattttaaatcaactttccatttctatttatttttatttactccaattaaaaaaaaactttatatgaaTAATTCTTTTAaagttaatttcataattacattttgtcTATAAAATACAGTAGTATATAACAGTATGCCTTgatttccattattattattattattattattattattattattattattattattattattttaattcatgttggattttcatttatatttttcttatatatacactataaataaACTTAGTTAACAGTATAAATTAacaaagttatttgaaacattcatgtatttatggtcattaaaataaaatataaatgcgTGATTTTAGGCTTTTTAGTCATGGATTTCAGTCATGTAGgcttttcatttatcattttcttctttatatatacactataacaTAACTTTGATGTGTAGTGAAGCttacagattttgtttttataataaatgcatgatttaatttaatttgttgtgtgctaatcatttatatttttatttatatatacacaataaattaaGCTTAACttaaattagtaattttagtgaaacatttttctatttatttttgtaagctATTATTATCCTAATATagcttaaataaaacattatttcatttaaacgcgacattcattcattcctgtacatttcttcagttttaagggtttttttttctttgctattgTGTTTTCAACCTCAGATAAATTACCATAAGAAGTTTGGGAAGATCTTCCAGATGAAGCTGGGCTCTTTTGAATCGGTTCACATTGGGGCTCCATGTTTATTGGAGGCTCTTTACAGGAAGGAGGGCAACTATCCTCAGAGACTGGAGATCAAACCATGGAAAGCCTACAGAGACATGCGAGATGAGGCATATGGGCTGctcatactgtaaatattatagttcagttacaaatgcatgtGATATTTTATTGGTTATTTCGTAATATTCTACaatgtaaatgaatacatttgcaGGGAAGGAAAGGACTGGCAGCGCGTGCGCAGCGCTTTCCAGCAGAAACTCATGAAACCAACCGAAGTCATGAAACTGGACGGGAAAATCAATGAAGTGAGTTCTGCTTGAGAAACATCAAGTTTAATTCACATATATGCACAGATTGTATGAATGACCGCTTGTTGTCTTTATGAAAAGGTTTCAGCTGATTTGATAAAGAGGATCGGAAGAGCCCAAGTCAACGGGAAGATCAATGATTTGTATTTTGAACTGAACAAGTGGTCCTTTGAAAGTGAGTTTCCATGTCACAGCTGCTACATACTGACTTGCTATAAtgaaatgcattacatttctttctcttttggtCCTTTAGCTATTTGCTATGTGCTTTATGACAAACGGTTTGGACTCTTGCAAGACAATATCAGCCAGGAGGCCATGGATTTCATCACGTCAGTAAAAACGGTAAATTGACCATCTTTTTGACCCAATTTATAGTTTAAACAGTGAGTAACACACTCTAAAGTGCATAAGCTTTATCTACATCTCTTctgatgcaatgcaatgcaaagtgTTTCATAATTCCAAAACAGATCAACATGGTGTTTCCTCACTTTCAGATGATGAGCACCTTTGGGCTGATGATGGTGACGCCCGTGGAGCTCCACAAGACCTTCAATACAAAAACATGGCAAGATCACACAGCAGCCTGGGACCGTATTTTTAGCACAGGTACTAAAGAGCTCCTTAATCAGTTGAAATGTGACCCATAAAGCATTAATTTCCAGTTAGGTGATGACAAGTGAACTTACGGCTATCTGCTCCAACCCACCGTAGCAGATCTGTGCTCACAgcaggaaagaaagagagagagtaaacCACAGTAGTAAATGCAGTGACCTAAGTGCATGAGAATCCAGCCAAATATTTGTAGTAGCAGGagcagagggagggagggaggaatgTTGATGTGAGACTGAATTACTCACAGTTTGTTGTGCTGCTGTGGCTCCATTAGTGGCAGCTCACTCGCAGCATCtgtcacacattcacaaacacttcACTTTCCCTGCAGCTAAACAACAGCAGCACGTGCTGTACCTGACTACAAGTAGGGTGTTCCCCACATAGGCCATTTAGACAAAAGTGGTAATACCTTAACAATTTTTAACTTATTGAATAGAATATTTACACTCATGcacttggcagatgcttttatccaaagtgtatTCAAGGTATACACACTGAATGCTTTGCAATTGATGCATACCTTTGTTGCACAATAGTAATTCTTTAAAGTGCTTTGCATAAACACACAGATATTAACATAATAGTTAAGGTTAAAAATCActtgtaatttaaaatgataaatgtttcttgagcagtaaatcatcatagaatgatttctgaaggatcatgtgacactgaagactggagttatgatgcttaAATTCAGcttgaatcacagaaataaataatattttttaatatattacaatagaaaacatttacttattacaacatttttaccgtctttttaatgaaaaagtgcagcattggtgagcatttgagacttcttttcaaaaacataaaatcaactCCAAAGAATGGtagtgtgtttatataaatataatgtatttaaaaaattatgcatttgttgtaaatatattgagagaaaaaaaatgatttactgtaCTTCTATTTTCACGAAATACCATGCACACactcaaaatgtcatgttttaaaactttcaaaactaGCAAAAATATCACCAACTAATCAAGTAATCCATCATTTCAACAGCAAAACTTTATATTGACAAGAATCTGAAGAGGCACTCAAACGGCAACACAGGAAGCTTTCTCTGCGACATCTACCACCAGAGCCACCTGACCAAGAAGGAGCTGTACGCCGCCACAACCGAACTCCAGATCGGAGGAGTGGAGACGGTACGCCTTTATTCGGCTGCTAAACTATAGAATAAATCAATCTTACACTTATACCTCAAACTATTAGTATTTAGCTTTTTGATACTAGTAAATAATTGTTCTATTTATTACTTTCATGACCCCACACAAACCAACTTGTATTTCAGCGAGCTTGTTTTTGAGTCACACGCGAGTGGGCTAAAAAAACAGTTGATTTAACTCGTCTTTGTTCTGCTCTTATCCAGGCTAAGATTGAACAACACACAGCTTAGCTCAATCAAGCACATAAGTCAGAAGAATGAGGCAGGGCAGGCGTAGTGGGCCTGTACAGTGTGGCCCGACTGACCAAGCAAATTCTTCTTGTTTTCCTCTTGCAGACCGCTAATAGCATGTTGTGGGTTATTTTCAACCTCTCACGTAACCCCTGCGCCCAAGCTAAACTTCTGAAAGAGATCCAGGATGTGGTGCCTGCAGGTGAAACACCGTGTGCCGAGCACATCAAGAACATGCCCTACCTCAAAGCCTGCCTGAAGGAGTCCATGAGGTGGGCAAAATATAGTAGATAGTAGAaaaattgaaatagtattttttttcttgctattttCTGCCTtccttagattattaaaatgctctCCACACTAAGAAAAACATGGTTCTTTAAGGATCTGTTTATtgaaaagttctttggggaaccaaaaccagttgttctttattggcattgatggttccatgaagaatctttaacacaaatggaatttaaaaaaaataaaggttccaaaagcaTGTTTTGCATCAATGTCATTTAAAGACCATGAgtagttcttaaaagaaccattatttattttgtggaatggaaaagttccatggatgttgaaggtttttcatggaaccccttaatgccaaaaaaaagaaccttgtggagaatctttccattccaagaaagattctttatagtggaaaagggttcttcagataattaaaatgttcttcaacacTCTGAAAAATTAAGGTTCCAAAAGTAGGTTTTCACAGCAttgtcatagaagaaccattttgggttccccagaGAACCTTTCATTgaacaactgaaaataaataaataaataaataataataataataataataataattacttagtctgaagaacatttaaataatctaaagaaccattttctactataaagaacctttagtggttccatggatgttataGGTTCTTTATTGACTCATCAATGCCagtaaagaaactttatttttaagagggcAAAAGTGAAAAATGaggaaaaatggttcttttaagaactgttacCTGAAAAgtcttacactcttaaaaataaaagttttttttattggaatcaatgtttccatgaagaacttttaatgTACCTTTCATGTACCTTTTGGAACCTTCCAAGGgcaaggttcttcagattattgtaatgttcttcaaactaagaaaaaaatggttgttttaagaATTGTTTGATGAAAATTTCAAGGAACTAAAAATCGTTCTTCTATTGCACTGTTGCAAAAAACTcattttggaatctttattttaagAGTCGTCCCTTTGCTCTTGTCTCTGCATCAGCTGTAAAAAAGTTCATATGAGATGAATCATTCCTAATAGAATGGCATTAAATTAGGCTGGTCATTCCCAGATCCAGTCAGCTGACATAATAGTCCAGACTGGAATCCGAAAGCGCATGGAAGCATGTTTATGCCTCATATGCTTTCATGTTTCAGGCGACAGTCATGCGTTACAGGAAGACACAGACATTAAAGCAGGATAATGCTGAAGCATGTGCTGGGAATGTTGATGGTGTATTTGTGGGATTATCTAGCCTTGACTTGCATTAGCAGCATAACGTGCCTCATACCTTTCAGCTTACGCGCTCACGCATGCAAAAAATAAGAGGACATTTACAAGAATTCTCAAAAGCGTGAGGTTCATTGTTGTCTTTTTTCCCCCCGCAGAGTTTCACCGTCTGTGCCGTTCACCAGCCGTACCTTAGACAAAGACACCGTTCTGGGCGATTATACTCTGTCCAAAGGAGTGAGTATCTCATTATTAGATCTGCTCACTACTGCCCCCTATATGAACCCTgattcaaaacctagtgagcaacCTTCTTAaacagcatcctaactgaaataaGAGTGATTTCAAAAGCTAtaaattataagcaaaaaataGGCTCACTAGATTTTACAAAAGAGACACAAGACTATAACTAGGTTGTGTCTCGTTCGTCACTTATTTATCCCTATCTCTCATGATGTTCCCAGACTGTCCTGATGATCAACACTCAGGCTATTGGTTCAAACGAGGAGTATTTTGACAACGGGAAGCAGTTCAGACCAGAGCGCTGGATTCAGGAGAAAAGCTCCATCAATCCTTTCGCACATGTCCCATTTGGGATCGGAAAGAGGATGTGCATCGGCCGGCGACTCGCTGAGCTACAGATCCAACTCAGTCTCTGCTGGGTACGTTTGCTGGACAATAGAAGCTTAAGCAATTTTTCTAGGTCTTAATATGAGTAGATTGATATCATTTTTCATGCTCTTCATCACAGATACTACGTGACTATGAGATTGTGGCCACAGATCATGAGCCGGTGGAAGCGCTGCATTCAGGAACTCTGGTTCCCAGTCGAGAGCTTCCCGTGGCTTTTGTCCGCCGATGAGGTATGAAAATTACTTCTCATTCAAGGCCATGAGGATATTAGCAAAGGTTTGATGCTCCTGTGTGCATTTTAAGGCTCTTCTCTTGTGTTTTGaaaccctctttttttttctttgcagataCTAACCTGAAAAGATGACTCCATATTAATGGATCCAACACATTGCGAGGCCTTTATACTGCTGCTAAACTATAGAACAAATCAATCTCACACTTATACCTCAAACTATTAGTATTTAGTTTTATGATACTAGTAAATAATTCttctatttattactttattaaaatgacagcttaaattaaatatttaagtgtttcTTATAATTGCTGCTACCTGCTACAAtactatagtaaatatattttactgaaattttaaaattattatggaGAGATGGTAAATTTTCTATGCACTATTTTTTAGTACTGAAATCATTCCATGTACAGTCTTATGTtaaatcttttatctttttttaataaaaaagtgtaGAAATGTTGTACATacatgttatataaaaaataaatgtaatattctaTTTATGTactcataaataaatatgtataatatgtttAATGTATGTCTGTATGAGTGATGAAAAAACAATGAGTGATTGTTGAAAAGAAAATCACTTAGAAATTCAGTTTAGAAATTCACTGGATATTGTTCACCACTTTTTCTTAATAAAACGTTTAAATGTAATGCTGTGGTCTGATATAATTTGAATTCAGTGTGTATGCCACAAAAAACAACTTTGCTTtcacttattaaataaaaaataaaaatgctgtgcCATCTGGACATCATAATCATTTCATTCTATAGTGAACCatggttttaatttatatatatatactgtatgtatatatatatatatatatatatatatatatatatatatatatatatatatatatataaagaaaaattaaaaagaaaaattaaaatatatatatataaaaaaaatttataaaactgttctttctggtcctcaaatctgattggctgagaggaatgcaatattctagtgataacagaactcaCCATTTGTATCACGCCGCTTCCTGTAAAGTAATTGTTTTGacttcaaatatgcggtttattaCTAAAAATctcattatgttatattttatgtaacttcaatgctgtatatcagagtgCTGCATTTGTACTTTTGACTAAATTGAAatcaatacataatattttatataaataacagtgGTATTTAATAATGGTATTATTTAGTACTGAGAAATGGTGCGTTTGTTTGTTCATGATGGTGATATTTGTTACATTGTTTCTCCATTAGATGAGTGAGTAAACAGCTTTAAAGGCTTTTatactgaaaaaaactgaaacgCTTTTGTAAACaagaaagttatttttactttcaagaACAGCTTGTAAGATGCAGTTAACAAATGTCAggatagtacgacaaagatatcgaTTTCTTCAGCGGACATTCAAACTCATGTTTTatatatgagattgagctgaagaattaattctgtatcagatgcaggtaatcactcGCTCAGAttatctctctctcataatactcgaCTTTTAAATACAGTGATACAATAAACTTTCAATTTAGAAACTCAACGTTCCTTTGTTACTAAagttctaaagtgatgttttcGAATTAGTAAGGGAtcttgagctcagctgttaaactatcaaactgagatttgaatccatggcggaaggaagtagttccgcacaaaaaaagggtttttaaagaGACTCCAtcattgtcttatttttttttcattttgttttttttataagatgCATAAGAAATTAAGcaaacactttagaatagggaacacatatttactattaactaagagttttccctcagtaaacttctaatttgctacttattattagttagtaaggtagttgttaagggGTAGGATTTCGGTATCTAAAATATGTTTgtgcaaaataaggcattaatatgtgctttattacctttataactactaataaacagccatgctagtaatatgcatgctgataagcaactagttaatagtaagtatttgtccttaaaataaagtgttaccgaaattaATCCAACACACAAGGACAAAAACCTGACGAATGTCTTTGAATACAAGATCTGATCAATATTTGAAATGTGGTAGccatagtataagcggaataattggtgacggccgttgaattattagaaaatatttttaaagtgtaatttattgctgtgattatacgttgtattttcagcatcattactccagtcttcagtgtcacatgatccttcagaaatcattctaatatgctgatctgcagctcaagaaacagttattattattaatggtgaaa
This region includes:
- the LOC109057669 gene encoding 1,25-dihydroxyvitamin D(3) 24-hydroxylase, mitochondrial-like: MRAHIQKGPQILELLKKKSIGLQHCKPTSSVCVLDSKDAAGSAPCAHSLDSIPGPTNWPLFGSLIELLRKGGLKRQHEALINYHKKFGKIFQMKLGSFESVHIGAPCLLEALYRKEGNYPQRLEIKPWKAYRDMRDEAYGLLILEGKDWQRVRSAFQQKLMKPTEVMKLDGKINEVSADLIKRIGRAQVNGKINDLYFELNKWSFETICYVLYDKRFGLLQDNISQEAMDFITSVKTMMSTFGLMMVTPVELHKTFNTKTWQDHTAAWDRIFSTAKLYIDKNLKRHSNGNTGSFLCDIYHQSHLTKKELYAATTELQIGGVETTANSMLWVIFNLSRNPCAQAKLLKEIQDVVPAGETPCAEHIKNMPYLKACLKESMRVSPSVPFTSRTLDKDTVLGDYTLSKGTVLMINTQAIGSNEEYFDNGKQFRPERWIQEKSSINPFAHVPFGIGKRMCIGRRLAELQIQLSLCWILRDYEIVATDHEPVEALHSGTLVPSRELPVAFVRR